A genomic segment from Macrobrachium rosenbergii isolate ZJJX-2024 chromosome 30, ASM4041242v1, whole genome shotgun sequence encodes:
- the LOC136854921 gene encoding uncharacterized protein has protein sequence LGRRLCTVVPALGIPGLASPYGRNRNPGVKGGAPVRKDDKTGGSGAAGGPALEGAAAPGVTGTPGGAGPIGGAGTIGGSSHAVSSGAVGGSGVVSGGSHDASTGVVGATGVVGATGVSTGVVGGSGVASGAGYDSSTGVTGGSSHGVSTGAVGGTGVVSGGSHDVSTGVVGATGVVSTGVVGGVATGVGHDASTGVAGGSSHGVSTGVHGATGVVSTGVVGGVATGVGHDASTGVAGGSSHGVTTGVVGGSGVVSGASHGVSTGVTGATGVVGDAGHAAGTGVVGGVDKVGGAAVGGTGYSSSSSAVGGTGSSGHLGGLDLVGGTDAVVGTSVGAGVGGGAGHLHSASGDVLVGTGGAAGGASSVGVAGGASSVGVGATGGASSVGVAGGASSVGVGATGGAISVGVTGGASSAGVGATEIQFPSGSTADYDPAHYPDIVPGFPFQTSKPGKGFGGCANWCRSSAKKNYYCCNRVGYKG, from the coding sequence CTGGGAAGGCGATTGTGCACTGTTGTGCCTGCTCTTGGGATCCCTGGCCTGGCCTCTCCCTATGGACGCAACAGGAACCCAGGAGTCAAAGGCGGAGCCCCCGTCAGGAAAGACGACAAAACTGGAGGCTCAGGTGCAGCTGGAGGACCTGCTCTTGAAGGAGCAGCTGCCCCTGGAGTAACAGGAACACCTGGGGGAGCTGGTCCTATTGGAGGGGCAGGTACCATTGGAGGGTCTAGTCATGCCGTCAGCTCAGGTGCTGTAGGAGGTAGTGGTGTGGTTAGTGGAGGCAGCCATGATGCCAGTACAGGTGTGGTTGGAGCCACAGGTGTTGTTGGAGCTACAGGTGTAAGCACAGGTGTTGTTGGAGGTAGTGGTGTGGCTAGTGGAGCCGGTTATGACTCAAGCACAGGTGTTACTGGAGGATCTAGCCATGGAGTTAGCACAGGTGCTGTAGGTGGTACAGGTGTGGTTAGTGGAGGCAGTCATGATGTCAGTACAGGTGTGGTTGGAGCCACAGGTGTAGTAAGCACAGGTGTTGTTGGAGGTGTGGCTACTGGAGTTGGTCATGATGCTAGTACAGGTGTTGCTGGAGGTTCTAGTCATGGTGTAAGCACAGGTGTGCACGGAGCTACAGGTGTTGTAAGCACAGGTGTTGTTGGAGGTGTGGCTACTGGAGTTGGTCATGATGCTAGTACAGGTGTTGCTGGAGGTTCTAGTCATGGTGTAACCACAGGTGTTGTAGGAGGTAGTGGTGTAGTTAGTGGAGCTAGTCATGGTGTGAGTACAGGTGTGACTGGAGCTACAGGTGTTGTTGGAGATGCAGGTCATGCTGCAGGCACAGGTGTTGTTGGAGGAGTTGATAAAGTTGGAGGTGCAGCTGTTGGTGGAACAGGATATTCAAGCAGCTCCAGTGCTGTTGGAGGAACTGGAAGCAGTGGTCACCTGGGAGGTTTAGATCTTGTTGGAGGAACAGATGCAGTTGTTGGTACTAGTGTGGGAgctggtgttggaggaggagcaGGTCACCTTCACTCTGCAAGTGGAGACGTGCTTGTAGGTACAGGAGGAGCTGCTGGTGGAGCAAGTTCTGTTGGAGTAGCTGGAGGAGCAAGTTCTGTTGGAGTTGGAGCCACTGGAGGAGCAAGCTCTGTTGGAGTAGCTGGTGGAGCAAGCTCTGTTGGAGTTGGAGCCACTGGAGGAGCAATATCTGTTGGAGTAACTGGTGGAGCAAGCTCTGCTGGAGTTGGAGCCACCGAGATACAATTCCCCAGTGGGAGCACAGCTGACTACGACCCAGCCCACTACCCAGACATCGTTCCAGGATTCCCCTTCCAGACCTCTAAGCCTGGAAAAGGATTTGGAGGCTGTGCCAACTGGTGCCGCAGCTCAGCCAAGAAAAACTACTACTGTTGCAACAGAGTTGGGTACAAAGGCTGA
- the LOC136854920 gene encoding uncharacterized protein has product MTGKAIIALLCLLLGSLATASPYGRTRNPGVKGGAPVRKDDKTGGSGAAGGPALEGAVAPGVAGTPGGAGPIGGAGSIGGTSHAVSSGAVGGSVVVSGGSHDASTGAVGATGVVGATGVSTGVVGGTGVASGAGYDSSTGVTGGSSHGVSTGAVGGTGVVSGGSHDVSTGVVGAAGVVSTGVVGGVASGVGHDASTGVPGGSNHGVSTGVHGATGVVSTGVVGGVASGVGHDASTGVAGGSSHGVSTGVVGGTGVVSGASHGVSTGVTGATGVVGDAGHAAGTGVVGGVDKVGGAAVGGTGYSSSSSAVGGSGGSGHLGGLDLIGGTDAVVGTSVGAGVGGGAGHLHSASGEVLVGTGAAGGATSVGVGATGGASSVGVAGGASSVGVGATAGASSVGVTGGASSAGIGATDVQVSGGSTADYDPAHYPDIVPGFPFQTSKPGKGFGGCANWCRSSAKKNYYCCNRVGYKG; this is encoded by the coding sequence ATGACTGGGAAGGCGATTATTGCACTGCTGTGTCTGCTCTTGGGCTCCCTGGCCACAGCCTCTCCCTATGGACGCACCAGGAACCCAGGAGTCAAAGGCGGAGCCCCCGTCAGGAAAGACGACAAAACTGGAGGCTCAGGTGCAGCTGGAGGACCTGCTCTTGAAGGGGCAGTTGCCCCTGGAGTAGCAGGAACACCTGGGGGAGCTGGTCCTATTGGAGGGGCAGGTTCCATTGGAGGGACTAGTCATGCCGTCAGCTCAGGTGCTGTAGGAGGTAGCGTTGTGGTTAGTGGAGGCAGCCATGATGCCAGTACAGGTGCGGTTGGAGCCACAGGTGTTGTTGGAGCTACAGGTGTAAGCACAGGTGTTGTTGGAGGTACTGGTGTGGCTAGTGGAGCCGGCTATGACTCAAGCACAGGTGTTACTGGAGGATCTAGCCATGGAGTTAGCACAGGTGCTGTAGGTGGTACAGGTGTGGTTAGTGGAGGCAGTCATGATGTCAGTACAGGTGTGGTTGGAGCTGCAGGTGTAGTAAGCACAGGTGTTGTTGGAGGTGTGGCTAGTGGAGTTGGTCATGATGCTAGTACAGGTGTTCCTGGAGGTTCTAATCATGGTGTAAGTACAGGTGTGCATGGAGCTACAGGTGTTGTAAGCACAGGTGTTGTTGGAGGTGTAGCTAGTGGAGTTGGTCATGATGCTAGTACAGGTGTTGCTGGAGGTTCTAGTCATGGTGTAAGCACAGGTGTTGTAGGAGGTACTGGTGTAGTTAGTGGAGCTAGTCATGGTGTGAGTACAGGTGTGACTGGAGCTACAGGTGTTGTTGGAGATGCAGGTCATGCTGCAGGCACAGGTGTTGTTGGAGGAGTTGATAAAGTTGGAGGTGCAGCTGTTGGTGGAACAGGATATTCAAGCAGCTCCAGTGCTGTTGGAGGAAGTGGAGGCAGTGGTCACCTGGGAGGTTTAGAtcttattggaggaacagatgcAGTTGTTGGTACTAGTGTGGGAgctggtgttggaggaggagcaGGTCACCTTCACTCTGCAAGTGGAGAAGTGCTTGTAGGCACAGGAGCTGCTGGTGGAGCAACTTCTGTTGGAGTTGGAGCCACTGGAGGAGCAAGCTCTGTTGGAGTAGCTGGTGGAGCAAGCTCTGTTGGAGTTGGAGCCACTGCAGGAGCAAGTTCTGTTGGAGTAACTGGTGGAGCAAGCTCTGCTGGAATTGGAGCCACTGACGTACAAGTCTCTGGTGGGAGCACAGCTGATTACGACCCAGCCCACTACCCAGACATCGTTCCAGGATTCCCCTTCCAGACCTCAAAGCCTGGAAAAGGATTCGGAGGCTGCGCCAACTGGTGCCGCAGCTCTGCCAAGAAGAACTACTACTGTTGCAACAGAGTTGGGTACAAAGGCTGA
- the LOC136854919 gene encoding uncharacterized protein yields MTGKAIIALLCLLLGSLATASPYGRNRNPGVKGGGPVRKDDKTGGPGAAGGPALEGAVAPGVAGTPGGAGPVGGAGTIGGSSHAVSSGAVGGTGVVSGGSHGVSTGVVGATGVVGATGVSTGVVGGTGVASGAGYDSSTGVTGGSSHGVSTGVVGGAVVVSGGSHDVSTGVEGATGVVSTGVVGGVASGVGHDASTGVAGGSSHGVSTGVHGATGVVSTGVVGGVASGVGHDASTGVAGGSSHGVSTGVVGGSGVVSGASHGVSTGVTGATGVVGDAGHAAGTGVIGGVDKVGGAAVGGTGYSSSSSAVGGTGSSGHVGGLDLVGGTDAAVGTSVGAGVGGGAGHLHSASGDVLVGTGGAAGGASSVGIAGGASSVGVGATGGASSVGIAGGASSVGVGATGGASSVGVAGGASSAGIGATDVQVSGGSTADYDPAHYPDLVPGFPFQSSKPGKGFGGCANWCRSSAKKNYYCCNRVGYKG; encoded by the coding sequence ATGACTGGGAAGGCGATTATTGCACTACTGTGTCTGCTCTTGGGATCCCTGGCCACAGCCTCTCCCTATGGACGCAACAGGAACCCAGGAGTCAAAGGCGGAGGCCCCGTCAGGAAAGACGACAAAACTGGAGGCCCAGGTGCAGCTGGAGGACCTGCTCTTGAGGGGGCAGTTGCCCCTGGAGTAGCAGGAACACCTGGGGGAGCTGGTCCTGTTGGAGGGGCAGGTACCATTGGAGGGTCTAGTCATGCCGTCAGCTCAGGTGCTGTAGGCGGTACTGGTGTGGTTAGTGGAGGCAGCCATGGTGTAAGCACTGGTGTGGTTGGAGCCACAGGTGTTGTTGGAGCTACAGGTGTAAGCACAGGTGTTGTTGGAGGTACTGGTGTGGCTAGTGGAGCCGGTTATGATTCAAGCACAGGTGTTACCGGAGGATCTAGCCATGGAGTTAGCACAGGTGTTGTAGGTGGTGCAGTTGTGGTTAGCGGAGGGAGTCATGATGTCAGTACAGGTGTCGAAGGAGCTACAGGTGTAGTAAGCACAGGTGTTGTTGGAGGTGTGGCTAGTGGAGTTGGTCATGATGCTAGTACAGGTGTTGCTGGAGGTTCTAGTCATGGTGTAAGCACAGGTGTGCATGGAGCTACAGGTGTTGTAAGCACAGGTGTTGTTGGAGGTGTGGCTAGTGGAGTTGGTCATGATGCTAGTACAGGTGTTGCTGGAGGTTCTAGTCATGGTGTAAGCACAGGTGTAGTAGGAGGTAGTGGTGTAGTTAGTGGAGCTAGTCATGGTGTAAGTACAGGTGTGACTGGAGCTACAGGTGTTGTTGGAGATGCAGGTCATGCTGCAGGCACAGGTGTTATTGGAGGAGTTGATAAAGTTGGAGGTGCAGCTGTTGGTGGAACAGGATATTCAAGCAGCTCCAGTGCTGTTGGAGGAACTGGAAGCAGTGGGCACGTGGGAGGTTTAGATCTTGTTGGAGGAACAGATGCAGCTGTTGGTACTAGTGTAGGAgctggtgttggaggaggagcaGGTCACCTTCACTCTGCAAGTGGAGACGTGCTTGTAGGTACAGGAGGAGCTGCTGGTGGAGCAAGTTCTGTTGGAATAGCTGGTGGAGCAAGCTCTGTTGGAGTTGGAGCCACTGGGGGAGCAAGCTCTGTTGGAATAGCTGGTGGAGCAAGCTCTGTTGGAGTTGGAGCCACTGGAGGAGCAAGCTCTGTTGGAGTAGCTGGTGGAGCAAGCTCTGCTGGAATTGGAGCCACTGACGTACAAGTCTCTGGTGGGAGCACAGCTGATTACGACCCAGCCCACTACCCAGACCTCGTTCCAGGATTCCCCTTCCAGTCCTCTAAGCCTGGAAAAGGATTCGGAGGCTGTGCCAACTGGTGCCGCAGCTCTGCCAAGAAAAACTACTACTGTTGCAACAGAGTTGGGTACAAAGGCTAA